Genomic segment of Eleutherodactylus coqui strain aEleCoq1 chromosome 1, aEleCoq1.hap1, whole genome shotgun sequence:
CTACGCACGCGGTCCTGCAGTCTTGTGGCCTGCTCTATGATTTGGGTTGTGTCCATCCTCATTGGATCCCCGTCGTTGGTGTTTAGACATCTTCAAGTGAACACTTCTGCCTGTGTGGATCCTGATAAATCTTCATCATCGTTCATTTTACCATTTAAAATGGTCGTCATCTTCTTCACATTTGTCTTGCCCTTTGCAGTTGTCCTCTTCTGCTATGGCAATATGGCCAAGTATCTGTGGAACTACTTCGGAAAGCAAGTGAGGACAAAGTCAAGTGCCAGGAAGCCCCAGGGTGGGCACAGTTGGCTCCGCATTGTGTCCTGTGTGGTTGGGGCTTTTTGTTTGTCTTGGCTTCCCTTTAATACACTGAACACTGTTGCAATAATATTTGAAAAGCCTGATACGACTTGCTCAACACGTAAGGCCATATTGCAAGCCATAAGAGTCACATCTGCTCTAGCTTTTGCCAACAGTTGCTCCAATCCACTCATGTACGCCCTTCTGGATGCTGGATTTAGGCGTCGGGCACAACTGTCTTTGCCAAGACTGTTCCTGACGTGTCGTTCATTGTTGCCTATCCCAGGCTGGAGTATGCCAACTGCTAGTATGAGTATGAAAAGCACCAGCACCTACACAGATAGCGACTGATGAACGTATGAACCTCGGCAGAACAAAACGATGAGGTCAAGAACTTTCTGAATGCCCTTAACTAGCATCTGTCCGATAATAATCTACGAACCATGACTTGGATCATCATTAGCATGTCACTAAACAGACTTGGAAGACCCCATATGTTTTCTGTGGACCGATAAGCAATCTGGCTGTAAATACCCGGGGTCAAATACCAAGTACTTACCGGATTTGGTGTTGAGATTATGGCTTGAAAATACTGTATATGGCTTCATTGTTCTGTACATACAGGTATTTGCAAATGGGTTATAGAAGCATAGATGTAATGAAGACATTCTACCATGTGTTTTAGTACATACACCTGAAATTCTGCATTCATAGATGTCTAGGAAGCTGAGATATGAGGAGCTCTTTGATGCTGTCTTCTTCTCATACAGCTGGTTTAGCGGTCGCTGTGcttttcagttgtttttttgATCACCGATGACCACGGACAGTCTTCCATCACAAGCCGCTCAGGGACAGCTAAAACAGCTCTATAGCGTGAAGACCCCAATCTCTGTGACATGGGGGAGGGGGAATATTGGGGTTACCTGCGGTCACACCTTAACTTTTAGGTTTTGTATCACATTAAGATATATGTTCAAGACGAACATCCCGCTGATCCTAAATTGTATTATCAAGGATTATTTCATGTTAAATTGTatccaaaaagtaaaaaaaaaataaaaataaaatgtgtatttttgaaTGGAACTACAAATGTTGTTTTTATTTAAGTAAATGGATCGAAATATTACATAATGTTGAGAAAAAGTCATCAGAGATGCTGGATGCGTAGAACAGACGCGGAAGAGACGTTCTGTGGATGAGGCTGTACCATCAGATCGGTCATTTGAATGTCAGGGACCTGGCCGAACACATCAATCCAAGGGGTCGTCCATAAATGGAGGAAAAGCTAAGGCAGTCGTATTATATACGGTGGGTAATATGTCCTTTTCTCTACAGTTTTCAATTGGCAAAATGGCGCAATTTTACCAGATGTGCTATGCAGTTGGCGCGTGTACAAATGAGTATTTAATGCCAGTTTCATACGTTGGAGCATGCTCACTACAACCTCAAATGTtgcaaaattaaccccttaaggaccaggctcctttgtaccttaaggaccagacactttttggggATCTTAGCCacgtggcggttttactgccctactttttttcctttagcgaccaaaattatttttgcagcattttttccccatgAAATATAGGGatgtttttaaatatctttttcaattactttttttcccgttttttacttttattgacgataaaaagtaaaaaaaaaaagattttttaaaaaatttatattttttaaattagtatatttacgctaaaataaagtgcaggaacgggttcctcattttgctttggatgttttgatatataatatgtatggttttggattacggggcgcatatagcgacggttttggttggtgtcagttTTGGgtaattttctttcttatgtatgtaattattttttttactatctatgtcccccatgatatcatatacgacctctgggggatattcacatgttttttgttttttttaattgacattttcccactgtggcatccataggagccccagttacagggaaaaccttccctgtagtgacattagtgactgacagagctggtcagggtctactaggaccctgcagctctgctgtaacagcaaATCCCGGCGGCCACATGAACCCCAGGCTCCTGTAGTGAACGAAACACTCATTGAGcgatgtgtactaaagaaaggagaagggagaaagggttaaaacacacttctccctccttctctgagttatcagctgtgactaacagctgacaacccatcctgcttctgattgatttcaGAGACAGTaggcttaaagcccagctgtaAGTAAAATTACGACAGGGATTAAAGCCCGGGACCAGACGCCAtgaatttacagtgcctggtccctaACGGGTTAAGTGTCCCATTTTACTTCTTAAGTCCAATATTTTATGAATGTTGGCACTTTGTAGAAATGGCGGTCAGATATGCGCATTACGGATGTCTGCAAACTGATCCTGGGAACTGCTGCTGCAGGGGCAATAACACATTATGGTTATGGAAGTATTGTTTAAAATGAGAAACTTGGTCTACTGCGTATAAGAAAAGGAATCTGATCAGAACTGTCATAGGAGAATACTATCATGTTTGATAGGGTAAGTTAGTAAAACCTTACTGTACCTGGATTCCTCTGATAAATGCAAAGCATGCACTGGAGAAAGGGCTGGATGGAATAAAAATAAGGAAGTGTGGGAAGGGTAAAATAGTCCTGACTAGCTGGTGGTCCCCATTGGTGGTCCTGACTAGGGAAGTTCTGGTTGGTGTCCTGTATAGATAGCAGAGTCCTGACTATTGGAGTGCTGGTTGGTGGTTTTGACAGGTGGAGTCCTGGATAGTGGTCCCAACTGGTGGACCTGACAGGTATTGACTGGTGATCCCAACTGGTGGACCTAATTGTTGGAGTCATGGCTGATGGTCATGACAGGTGGAGTTCTGGTTAGTGAAGCCCTCACTGATGTCCTGTATAGGTGGCATAGTCCTTGCAGTTGGTTCTGACTGGTGGTAATGGGTGTGTGACAGAGTCTTGACTGGCGGTCCAGGCTAGAAAAGTCCTGCTGATATCCTTGATAGGTGGTAGAGTCCTGGCTATTGGTCCCAACTGGTGGTTTTGATTGGTGAAGTCCCATATGGTGTCCTAAGCAGGCGGTAGAGTCCTGACTGTTGGTACTGACTAGTGAAGACCTGACAGGTGGACTCCTGACCGGTGGCCCTGGGTAAGTGACAAAGTCTAAGCTGTAGATCCGGACTGGAGAAGTCCTCATTGATTGTTCTAATGGGAAAAGCCCTGGCTGGTGTCCTGGGCAGGGGACAGACTCCTGGTTGGAGGTCCTGGGTAGGTGTGAGAGTTCTCCCTCTGTCTGGTAAAGTCTTGGCTGGTGGTCCCAACTGGCAGATCTGGTTGGTAGAGTCCTGACTGATGGTCTGACTAGTGACGTCCCAGCTGGTGGTCCTGGCTGTTGGTCCTGATTGGTGAAGTTCTGGCTGGTGATCCCAACAGGTGGACTTGAGTGGTAAAGTCCTGACTGGTGGTCTGACTGGTTGAACCTGACTTGTGGAGTCCCCACTGGTGGTCCTGACTGGTAAAATTCTAGCTTCTGATTCTGGTTGAGTGGCAGAGTCCTGGCAGGTCATCATGAGCTGTATCTTCTATCATCATCTACAAATCTGAGTTCACACACATTAGTATGATCCCCGCCTCTCATTTCAGGCTGGTGAGAACCCGACCTCTATGTTACCTTGAGTGACTCATCTGACAATGGGGACTGGAAGCCACATAGGTTCTTAGTTCTATTCAACTTCTGTCTATGCCACCTAATGAGTAAAATATCTTCATTCTCACACTACAACTGACCTGGAACTCATACATAGTAACTCAGAGCAAAACTAGTGAACTCCTGAAAGTACCATACATGACGTTCTCACTGTACCAGCAGAAATCAACTGGTACTACTATGGAAAACCCAGCATTCATGGGAACCCAGGGCATCACCCACTCGGCTCTATATCTTCCATACTTAGTATTTGTGAGGGTATTTTTGCAATGGTATTGCCTATAGTTTCAGCAAGATGGGTGGTAAACTAGAATACTGTCAAGTGGCAGCATATTGATGTCACCATTTTCAACaattctgtatgtagtgagtgcCACATAGGCAAGATTAAACAAGAAGTCAACTTATCCTATCTCTACCACTCCCCTAAGGTATCACCAGTGCTACTATTTAATATACTACTCCCCAAGCTCTTGGCTAGATGTAGAGGTCATTTGATGTTTCCAACTTCAAGGCTTTGaaggtccccatacacattagactatgGTCGCCCAAACGCACTTATTTCGGTGGGACTTTTGTCTGTGTATGGGGGCCTCTTGACTTTCCCTGACAGATGCTGTCAGGAGAAAGATGGATCggacatgttgaatttcaatgcctaaTCTTTTTGTCCCTCCAGGAGCTAAGCCACCA
This window contains:
- the LOC136614989 gene encoding probable G-protein coupled receptor 25; the protein is MTTESKEDYYDYGYENGDYVYICETEELLHTRWILPTLYSIFFLVGFLGNVLVIAVVTKRSSRRADTFILNLAVSDLFFVLTLPLWATALAQDEYWSFGVSLCKASSFIIAVTRCASSLMMAVMSVDRYVAVVRGKKMHPLRTRSCSLVACSMIWVVSILIGSPSLVFRHLQVNTSACVDPDKSSSSFILPFKMVVIFFTFVLPFAVVLFCYGNMAKYLWNYFGKQVRTKSSARKPQGGHSWLRIVSCVVGAFCLSWLPFNTLNTVAIIFEKPDTTCSTRKAILQAIRVTSALAFANSCSNPLMYALLDAGFRRRAQLSLPRLFLTCRSLLPIPGWSMPTASMSMKSTSTYTDSD